Proteins from one Deinococcus sp. AB2017081 genomic window:
- the def gene encoding peptide deformylase, whose translation MSDPAAPRVYPLRLYGDPVLRRKAKPLRVTDPLTVPGFGPQSVRQVADTMLETMFEARGVGLAAPQIGLPVRLFVAVEYEDDEEENEGKETPLRSRVLRDFVMINPVLKVIDKKKDRSYQEGCLSIPGIYEEGVARARAVQVSYTDLDGHAQVLEADDYLARVFQHETDHLDGVLFLDRLPAEVTDEYRKELLAIQQKSKAFLNELVRREQEHAVEGNL comes from the coding sequence GTGAGCGATCCTGCTGCCCCCCGCGTGTATCCGCTGCGTCTGTACGGCGACCCCGTGCTGCGCCGCAAGGCCAAGCCGCTGCGCGTGACCGACCCGCTGACCGTGCCCGGCTTCGGGCCGCAGTCGGTGCGTCAGGTGGCCGACACCATGCTGGAGACCATGTTCGAAGCGCGGGGCGTGGGCCTGGCCGCCCCGCAGATCGGCCTGCCGGTGCGCCTGTTCGTGGCCGTGGAATACGAGGACGACGAGGAGGAGAACGAGGGCAAGGAGACGCCCCTGCGCTCGCGGGTGCTGCGCGACTTCGTGATGATCAACCCGGTGCTGAAGGTGATCGACAAGAAGAAAGACCGCTCGTACCAGGAAGGCTGCCTGAGCATCCCCGGCATCTACGAGGAGGGTGTGGCCCGTGCCCGCGCCGTGCAGGTCAGCTACACCGATCTCGACGGTCACGCACAGGTGCTGGAGGCCGACGACTACCTGGCCCGCGTGTTCCAGCACGAGACGGATCACCTCGACGGCGTGCTGTTCCTCGACCGCCTGCCCGCCGAGGTCACCGACGAGTACCGCAAGGAGCTGCTGGCGATCCAGCAGAAGTCCAAGGCCTTCCTGAACGAGCTGGTGCGGCGCGAGCAGGAACACGCCGTGGAAGGCAATCTTTGA
- the surE gene encoding 5'/3'-nucleotidase SurE yields MTTPSRPSILVANDDGIFSPGIKALALAMATLPDVDVMVVAPDVEQSAVGHGITIRRPLRFKHTASAGFGTIPAYRVDGTPADCVVLGVHLLGRPDLIVSGINLGPNLGDDLTHSGTVAAAIEGLALGIPAIAFSQQGTQDGEYDFAGSAAYAARLAAQVMQRGLPPRTLLNVNFPRTRPAGVRVTRVGEHRWEDTIVTRHDPEGREYHWVAGTSTAPDRHDQDTDYGAVDAGMISVTPVRLDLTARDLIGEVQGYVPGV; encoded by the coding sequence ATGACGACCCCTTCCCGCCCCAGCATCCTCGTCGCGAACGACGACGGCATCTTCAGCCCCGGGATCAAGGCCCTGGCCCTGGCCATGGCCACCCTGCCCGATGTGGACGTCATGGTCGTCGCGCCGGACGTCGAGCAGTCGGCGGTCGGGCACGGCATCACCATCCGCCGGCCGCTGCGGTTCAAGCACACGGCCAGCGCCGGGTTCGGGACCATCCCCGCGTACCGGGTGGATGGCACGCCCGCCGACTGCGTGGTGCTCGGCGTGCACCTGCTGGGCCGGCCCGATCTGATCGTCAGCGGGATCAACCTCGGGCCGAACCTGGGCGATGACCTGACGCACTCGGGCACCGTCGCCGCCGCGATCGAGGGGCTGGCGCTGGGCATCCCCGCCATTGCCTTCAGTCAGCAGGGCACGCAGGACGGCGAGTACGACTTCGCTGGCAGCGCCGCCTACGCTGCCCGGCTGGCTGCCCAGGTCATGCAGCGCGGCCTGCCGCCCCGCACCCTGCTGAACGTGAACTTCCCCCGCACCCGCCCCGCCGGCGTGCGCGTGACCCGCGTGGGTGAGCACCGCTGGGAGGACACCATCGTCACCCGCCACGACCCCGAGGGCCGGGAGTACCACTGGGTCGCCGGCACCAGCACCGCCCCGGATCGCCACGATCAGGACACCGACTACGGGGCCGTGGACGCCGGCATGATCAGCGTGACCCCGGTGCGCCTCGACCTGACCGCCCGCGACCTGATCGGTGAGGTTCAGGGCTACGTGCCGGGGGTGTGA
- a CDS encoding tetratricopeptide repeat protein, producing the protein MSAFKFTPILTAALLCVSVAGAQATAPATPTAPAPATTPAVTPAPDAAAAATQARTLAEQARATYPKGSANIDQTLWKQAAAAAESAVAAAPQNVEYLRLRAQIYTEVGFWRQAERAWNAVFVRQTPTPGSEDAKTAATVQYNLGYAAYTLNQPSAATAAFRTCLEYDPQSLLCLTWSARTQLEGGNYAQAAQLYDRALALAPADKTLTYFRGLAQGAGRYGPAATRAFSRAYGDRDAGRRPQALAGFQEAARNAPNFTEAWREAGRLALELNDAPAALAAFQGAAALPGASAADKYNLSLAQEASQFGIGPVQAFRAAYAKYAAGDKTGAGTGFLAATTQNPQYAKAWAWLGRVRYEAKDYPGAAEAYGKAVALDPNDKTSAYYLRLAQAGK; encoded by the coding sequence ATGTCCGCATTCAAGTTCACTCCGATCCTGACCGCCGCTCTGCTGTGCGTGTCGGTCGCTGGCGCGCAGGCCACCGCCCCGGCCACGCCCACCGCGCCCGCACCGGCCACCACCCCGGCGGTCACGCCCGCCCCGGACGCTGCTGCGGCCGCCACCCAGGCCCGCACCCTGGCCGAGCAGGCCCGCGCCACGTACCCGAAGGGCAGCGCGAACATCGACCAGACGCTGTGGAAACAGGCCGCCGCTGCCGCCGAGTCGGCCGTGGCCGCCGCGCCGCAGAACGTCGAGTACCTGCGTCTGCGGGCCCAGATCTACACCGAGGTCGGCTTCTGGCGACAGGCCGAGCGGGCGTGGAACGCCGTGTTCGTGCGGCAGACGCCCACCCCCGGCAGCGAAGACGCCAAGACCGCCGCGACCGTCCAGTACAACCTGGGCTATGCCGCGTACACGCTGAACCAGCCCTCGGCGGCCACCGCTGCCTTCCGCACGTGCCTGGAGTACGACCCGCAGAGCCTGCTGTGCCTGACATGGTCGGCGCGCACCCAGCTGGAAGGCGGCAACTACGCGCAGGCCGCGCAGCTGTACGACCGGGCGCTGGCGCTCGCCCCGGCCGACAAGACCCTGACGTACTTCCGGGGACTGGCGCAGGGCGCCGGGCGCTATGGCCCCGCCGCCACCCGTGCCTTCAGCCGCGCCTACGGTGACCGCGACGCCGGTCGCCGGCCCCAGGCGCTGGCCGGGTTTCAGGAAGCGGCCCGCAACGCCCCCAACTTCACCGAGGCGTGGCGCGAGGCCGGCCGCCTGGCCCTGGAGCTGAACGACGCGCCCGCCGCCCTGGCCGCGTTCCAGGGAGCCGCCGCCCTGCCCGGCGCGAGCGCCGCCGACAAGTACAACCTGTCGCTGGCGCAGGAGGCCTCGCAGTTCGGGATCGGCCCCGTGCAGGCCTTCCGCGCGGCCTATGCGAAATACGCGGCGGGGGACAAGACCGGTGCGGGCACCGGCTTCCTGGCTGCCACCACGCAGAATCCCCAGTACGCCAAGGCGTGGGCGTGGCTGGGCCGCGTCCGCTACGAGGCGAAGGACTACCCTGGAGCCGCCGAGGCCTACGGCAAAGCGGTCGCCCTCGACCCGAACGACAAGACCAGCGCGTACTACCTGCGTCTGGCCCAGGCCGGGAAGTAG
- a CDS encoding DUF6624 domain-containing protein, with product MTGREGTRRWTRGAALTLLTALGVASAQGGGLPDAAGCARLVPPQATPMTPAFTAAVRATVGAYAARAGALTARMTTGRLDAATFREITALAAETDAYLGRLLPVTGWPADPALRAGITAGFFGDPALRSCVGQAALGTAATPQERWRAATLVDSALNEVGAGQRYGTLLLRRASRLTPLPIEDEAGVDARRAAVGLPPLAQTLAEMNATPRPQPTPAGLKRPVVLNEVCRRFTSVRALNTPLTPGQVTALEERAAVLVEQDQASRSGQSGARSVTDVDAESTIWLKEVLRQRGWPSTNRSNPDLAFNAWLLAQHADARPAVQECVLDLMTQQSSTPEEATNLAYLTDRVRLANGQPQVYGTQVSFDDVQGKASPALLADPAHVNERRAGVGLEPIEEYLKQFERPRP from the coding sequence ATGACCGGGCGAGAAGGCACACGACGATGGACACGGGGCGCAGCGCTGACCCTCCTGACCGCGCTGGGCGTGGCGTCCGCCCAGGGTGGGGGCCTGCCGGACGCGGCGGGGTGCGCGAGGCTCGTGCCCCCGCAGGCCACGCCCATGACGCCGGCCTTCACGGCGGCGGTGCGGGCAACCGTGGGGGCCTACGCGGCGCGAGCCGGAGCGCTGACGGCCCGGATGACGACGGGTCGGCTGGATGCCGCCACCTTCCGGGAGATCACCGCGCTCGCGGCGGAGACCGACGCCTACCTGGGGCGGCTGCTGCCGGTGACGGGCTGGCCGGCCGATCCGGCGCTGCGGGCCGGGATCACGGCCGGCTTCTTCGGCGATCCGGCCCTGCGCTCCTGCGTGGGGCAGGCGGCGCTGGGCACCGCGGCCACGCCGCAGGAGCGCTGGCGGGCGGCGACGCTGGTGGATTCCGCCCTGAACGAGGTGGGCGCAGGGCAACGTTACGGCACGCTCCTGCTGCGCCGCGCGTCCCGACTGACGCCGCTGCCCATCGAGGACGAGGCGGGCGTGGATGCCCGGCGCGCGGCGGTCGGCCTGCCCCCGCTGGCGCAGACGCTGGCCGAGATGAACGCCACGCCCCGGCCGCAGCCGACACCCGCCGGCCTGAAACGCCCCGTGGTGCTGAACGAGGTCTGCCGCAGGTTCACGAGCGTGCGGGCGCTGAACACGCCCCTGACGCCCGGGCAGGTCACGGCGCTGGAGGAGCGGGCGGCCGTGCTGGTCGAGCAGGATCAGGCGAGCCGCAGTGGGCAGTCCGGAGCACGTTCTGTGACAGACGTGGACGCGGAATCGACCATCTGGCTCAAGGAAGTGCTGCGCCAGCGCGGCTGGCCGAGTACGAACCGCAGCAACCCGGATCTGGCATTCAACGCGTGGCTGCTCGCCCAGCACGCCGACGCGCGGCCGGCCGTGCAGGAATGCGTCCTCGACCTCATGACCCAGCAGAGCAGCACTCCGGAGGAAGCGACGAACCTCGCGTACCTGACCGACCGGGTGCGGCTGGCAAACGGGCAGCCGCAGGTGTACGGCACCCAGGTGTCCTTCGACGACGTGCAGGGGAAAGCCTCGCCGGCTCTGCTGGCCGACCCGGCCCACGTGAACGAGCGGCGCGCGGGGGTCGGCCTGGAACCCATCGAGGAATACCTGAAACAGTTCGAGCGGCCCCGGCCGTGA